In one Lolium rigidum isolate FL_2022 chromosome 3, APGP_CSIRO_Lrig_0.1, whole genome shotgun sequence genomic region, the following are encoded:
- the LOC124699322 gene encoding zinc finger CCCH domain-containing protein 23-like, whose protein sequence is MDAYEATKVVFARVQELVDPDLASKIMGALLTQDKSEEDMIRLAFGPEHLLHSVVARERADLLARTNPSSPPASWAMAPGDGDAGHPFSAASDPFYPDEGYGCWSPTSGGHRRSYSLSDADGGWKPCQYFARGFCKNGSACRFLHGLPDDVAEQEMAVMRAKAAAVAAARAQMMPPAFAFSPSPPKGLGFLLQQQQQQQSESQRAAAMLLAAGDDMHRFALRSPRMDRADLSNSHGARQIYLTFPADSSFTEEDVSSYFSMYGPVQDVRIPHQPKRMFGFVSFLYPETVRLVLAKGNPHFVCDARVLVKPYKEKGKVPDRFRHSGGISPHHRDFAAAGLLDSRDPFDLQQPQIGQRMLYGSMAGHEAAFLRRKLEEQQESAELQRAIELQNRRFMGMQLLDLKSRGHHLLGSPVGSPGDGNDGCFNANGNGVHHFENNIQDNSTGLVMGTSAAAASAIGKDGRQEQQYEEEEGGGDGNGGSPKQAVNSGEEGRRESGPGAAAATNVVCGYQESGMEHNLPDSPFASPTSAAAAEQQTAHTGSISSSHPVALSLFPSAKPLYSSCFSQVPRFSSGHGAIGL, encoded by the exons ATGGACGCCTACGAGGCCACCAAGGTGGTGTTCGCCAGGGTTCAGGAGCTCGTCGACCCGGACCTCGCCTCCAAGATCATGGGCGCCCTGCTCACCCAGGACAAGAGCGAGGAGGACATGATCCGCCTCGCCTTCGGCCCCGAGCACCTCCTCCACTCCGTCGTCGCCAGGGAGCGCGCCGACCTCCTCGCCCGCACCAACCCCTCCTCCCCGCCCGCCTCCTGGGCTATGGCGCCCGGCGATGGCGACGCCGGCCACCCcttctccgccgccagcgacCCGTTCTACCCCGACGAGGGGTACGGCTGCTGGTCCCCGACCAGCGGCGGCCACCGCCGGAGCTACTCGCTCAGCGACGCCGACGGCGGGTGGAAGCCGTGCCAGTACTTCGCGCGGGGGTTCTGCAAGAACGGCTCCGCCTGCCGCTTCCTGCACGGTCTCCCCGACGACGTCGCCGAGCAGGAGATGGCCGTCATGCGCGCCAaggccgccgctgtcgccgccgcgcgGGCGCAGATGATGCCCCCCGCCTTCGCCTTCTCGCCGTCTCCGCCCAaaggcctcggcttcctcctccagcagcagcagcagcagcagagcgaGTCCCAAAG ggcggcggccatgctgctcgccgccggcgacgacaTGCACAGGTTCGCCCTCCGCTCGCCCCGGATGGACCGCGCCGACCTCTCCAACAGCCACGGCGCGCGGCAGATCTACCTCACCTTCCCCGCCGACTCCAGCTTCACCGAAGAGGACGTGTCCAGCTACTTCAG CATGTACGGGCCGGTGCAGGACGTGCGCATCCCGCACCAGCCGAAACGCATGTTCGGCTTCGTCTCCTTCCTCTACCCGGAGACGGTGCGCCTCGTCCTCGCCAAGGGCAACCCGCACTTCGTCTGCGACGCCAGGGTCCTCGTCAAGCCCTACAAGGAGAAGGGCAAGGTCCCTGACAGGTTCAGGCACAGCGGAGGCATCTCTCCTCACCACCGCGacttcgccgccgccggcctgctCGACTCCAGGGATCCCTTCGACCTCCAGCAGCCGCAGATCG GGCAGAGGATGCTATACGGGAGCATGGCCGGCCACGAGGCGGCCTTCCTGAGGAGGAAgctggaggagcagcaggagtCGGCGGAGCTGCAGCGTGCCATCGAGCTCCAGAACCGCCGGTTCATGGGGATGCAGCTGCTCGATCTCAAGAGCAGGGGCCAccacctcctcggctcccccgtgGGCTCGCCAGGCGACGGCAATGACGGCTGCTTCAATGCCAACGGCAATGGCGTGCACCATTTCGAGAACAACATTCAAG ATAACAGCACTGGCCTTGTCATGGGcacatctgctgctgctgcttctgccATTGGTAAAGACGGGAGGcaggagcagcagtatgaggaggaggagggtggtGGTGATGGCAATGGTGGCAGTCCCAAGCAGGCAGTCAACTCTGGGGAAGAGGGGAGGAGGGAATCTGGTCCTGGTGCAGCAGCTGCAACCAATGTTGTTTGTGGATACCAAGAAAG TGGCATGGAGCACAACCTGCCTGATAGCCCCTTTGCTTCCCCCAccagtgctgctgctgctgagcaGCAGACAGCTCACACTGGTAGCATCAGCAGCTCCCACCCGGTGGCCTTGTCTCTGTTCCCCTCTGCTAAACCTCTCTACAGCTCTTGCTTCTCCCAAGTGCCCAG gtTCTCATCTGGGCATGGAGCCATTGGGCTGTGA